The Microbulbifer pacificus sequence TGCCCGGGCATTTTTTTGGTTTGGTGGTATGTATATTCGTTATGTTGTGGCGACCAGGCACTGGGTATCGGTTTTCAAAACCGCTGTGACCCCCCGTAAACGGGGCCGGCCGCCAAACAAGGATTGGCGTCGTTCGGCTGCGCGAAGCAGTGCTTCGCCAGCACTTGCCTCACCCCTGGGCGCTGTGTCGCAAAGTACCAGGCCGCTTCAACGCGGCGCCTTCGGCCCGGTTTGCGCCGCTTTTGAAAACCGATCCCCAGTACCTGTCCTTAACTTCTGACTATTGTGCTCTGTCCACGAGGCGTAGCCGCGCAATCTTGTTGATTTGCTCGATTGCGGTTCTGCGCTCTTCTTCAATGCTGTTTTTCAGGCGTACTTCGAAGGCATCGAGGATGAGGAAACGGTTGCTGCCTTTTACTGCCATGATGAAGGGGAACTGGAAGCGGTCTTTGTAGGCGTTATTCAGTGTCTCAAACTTCGCCAGCTCCTCTGGCGTGCACTGGTCGAGCCCTACACCTGCCTGTTCCTTGGTGGAGTCGTCGGTCAGTTCCCCTGCCAACGCCGCCTTGCCTGCCAAATCCGGGTGAGCGCAGATCACGCCCATCTGCTCTTCCTCGCTCGCCCCCCATAGCTCCTGCGCCATCGCCTCTGCCAGTACCAGTGGATCGGAATGGTCTTCTGACAGTCCTCTGTCCCACGCTCTCTGTGCAATCCACGGGGAGTGTTCGTAGATATCCCCAAACCGTGCAACAAAATCCTCACGACTCTGAGTGGCCGGCGCTGGTGCCAGGCGGTTTGTTGCTGTCGTCTCTGTCATTGTTTTCTCTCCCGGTCTTTTATTTGTATCGCTAGCTTAATGTATTCATTTGCAAATTCAAATTGTATACACAAAGTGTTTGAATATGTATCCATGTTTGGTGTAAAAATAAATCCACAACAAGCAGAGGTCCCCGGAATCCTCTGGAAACCGAGTGCCGAAAGAATCTGAGAGAACAGAAGAACACAGGAGAAAACGATGGGACGCCTGACAACCCACGTACTGGACACCGCCCGCGGCTTGCCGGGGCAGGGGATCCGTGTCGAGGTCTACCGCCTCGCCGGTGGCAACCGCACCTGGTTGAAAGAAGTGGTCACCAACGACGACGGCCGCTGCGACGGCCCGATTCTGGAAGGGGAGGAGTTTCTGGTGGGTGAATACGAACTCGTATTCCACGCCGGCGAATACCTGCGCCGCCAGGGCAATCGCAACGGCGAGCCGCGTTTTCTGGATGTGATTCCGCTGCGTTTTGGGGTTTCCGATTCTTCCCAGCACTTTCACGTGCCGTTGCTGGTATCCCCATACAGCTATTCCACCTATCGGGGGAGTTAAACGAACAATAGCTAACATCTGAGGCTGTTCGGAGTCAGGTCTCAGATGTGAAGGGAGGGGACCCGCTGATACGGAGAAAGGTGGGCCCGCGAAGTGGGGAAATAGTTTTTCCCGCTTTGGAAAACAATAAGCGAGAAAGAGAACGGGCTATGGAAACTTTTATCCTGGAATTTGCAAACTTTATGTTGCGTTGGCTGCATGTGATTGCCGCCATCGCCTGGATTGGCGAATCGATTTATTTCGTCATGCTCGACAACGGGCTTAAGAAACCGGAAAACGAAGCCTGCCGTAAAAAAGGCGTCTTCGGCGAAATGTGGGCCGTGCACGGCGGTGGTTTCTATCACAACCAGAAATACGCAACCAGCCCGGAAAAACTCCCCGACGACCTCCACTGGTCCTTCTGGAAATCCTACACCACCTGGCTCTCCGGCTTCGCCCTGTTCATATTGCTCTATATGACCAACCCGGCCTTCTATCTCATCAACACCCAGAGCGACTGGGCCTGGGCCGCAGGTCTCAATGGCTGGCAGGCCAACGCCGTAGCCGTCGGTTTCCTGCTCTCCGGCTGGGTCATCTACAACGAACTGTGTAAACGCATCAGCCCTAACATGGAGCGGGACGGCATACTGAGCATCGCCGTAGGCATACTCATGATCGCCGTAGCCTATGTCAGTACCCAACTCTTCGCCGGTCGCGCCGCCTTCCTGATGACCGGTGCCGTAATGGCCACCGCCATGTCCGCTAACGTCTTCTTCTGGATCATTCCCGGCCAGCGCCGTATGGTCAATGCAATGAAAGAAGGCAAAGCGCCCAACCCGCTTGACGGCAAGCGCGGCAAGCAGCGCTCTGTACACAACACCTATTTCACACTGCCCGTGGTGCTGCTCATGATCAGCAATCACTACGCATTCACATATACCCACGAACACGCCTGGGTCATCATGACCTTGTTCATCTTTGCCGGTGCACTGATTCGGCAGTTCTTCGTACTGATGCATTCCGGCCAGATCAAACCGGGTTACCCCGCCACGGGGGCCGCGTTGATCCTGCTTGCCTTCTGGATAGTCTCTCCGCAGGCCGCACCGACTCCGCAGGCAGCACCGAATCCAAAAGTGCCTGTCGCTCAAGTAGAAGGCACGGAGCGGGCTGAAGAAAAGGCGGAGGTTGAACTTGAAACTGTGAACGAGGCGCGTACCGCCGAAGTACAGGGAGAAACAGCCGACGTGAAACCTGCGCAGGCGCAAGCTCCCGAAGCAGCGGCCGCCGACGAAACGGCAGCTTCTCGGGGAGGGGAGCTGTATGCCGTGGTCGAGCGCCGCTGCGCATCCTGTCATTCCCAGAGCCCAAGTCAGCCGGGATTCGCCGCACCACCTGCCGGCTTCGCTTTCGACAGCCGCACACAGATCGAACAGACCAAAGCCAAGATCCAGGCGGCCGTTGCCAGCGGCTATATGCCACTGGGTAATATGACCGGAATGACCGACGAAGAGCGCGCACTGATTGCGGCCTGGTCTGCGGAATAGTTACTACCGGGGTGGAAGGCAGGGATGCCCCTCTCCCGGGACCGTATGAGGCATGGATGCCGGTTACGAGCGTACAGGGACGTATTCACAGCGAGTCTCGGGAGGGCGGATTCTTCCCTCCTTCAACGATTCTTACATCGATTGGTTTCCAGCCCCCTAGTTTGTATACAATAGCCGGCTTTCAACGCCACTATTGGCAGCACAGCCGTCATACAGGAACCCAAGGGGAATGGCCCAGACCACCGCGGATCCCGCACCCACCAAACGCAAGCGTCAGGAAGGCACCGAGCGCGAGGATGCGATCTATCAGTCCATCAGCGATGCCATCGTCGAGCACCGACTCAAGCCCGGTGCCCGCCTGCGTGAAGACGCTCTGTCGGAGGTTTTCGGGGTCAGTCGCACCGGTATCCGCAAAGTGCTGCAGCGCCTGGCCATGGAGCAGCTGGTCACGATCGCCCCCCGTCGCGGTGCCAGTGTTTCCCGTCCCTCCGCGGATGAAGCCCGCGAAGTGTTCGCCGCGCGGCAGATGGTCGAATGCGGTCTGATGCCTGAGGTTGCAAGCCGCCTCAGCAGGAGCGACGCCGCCGAGCTGCGCGAGCTTGCGCAGCGGGAGGTGCAGGCATTGCGTGACGGTAACAACAGCCTTGCTATCCGCACTTCGTCTGAATTCCACGAGCGTCTGGCGCACATGTCCGGTAACAAAACCCTTGCCGAATTCGTCGGTCGTCTCTGCTCCCGCTCCTCACTGATTCTTGCGGTGTACGGCAACGCCTCCAGTGAAAATGTGGGCTGTGAATCTCACGACCACGACGAACTGGTGCGCCTGTTGACGGCGGGAGACGGCGAGGGCGCCTCTGCATTCATGCTGGCGCATCTGAAGGCGGTGGAAGGTTCGCTGTCCATTGTCGAAGGCGCCGCGGAAGTACCTGATCTGTACAGTATTTTTGGTAGCTGACACCACTCTTTCGGCCTGAATCTCTTTCGGGCCATCTCTCCTCTCTCCGATAACTACCTCCCGACTCTGCGGCTATCGCCGTAGCTACTCGCGCGCCCGCAAAAAAACTTCCCTTGCGTTCAATCTGGCGATTGCAAAACTGCTGAATACACTATATCGTTATCTTGTATACAAGAAATGTCGACCAAAAATGATCTTCAGGTGTACTTAATCGCCGGCCAGGTAAAGCCCGTCCGGTGAAGTTGCCAGTAGTAGTCAGCAACCCATAAGGAACAAAACTTGAGCGCACTGGATCTGGATCAATACCCCCGCGACCTCATTGGGTATGGCCGCGACGTGCCGCAGGCGAACTGGCCTGGAAAGGCGAAGGTCGCGCTGCAGTTCGTATTGAATTACGAAGAGGGTGGAGAAAACTGCGTATTGCACGGAGACAGCCACTCCGAGCGTTTTCTGTCAGAGATTGTTGGTGCGGAAGCCTATGCCGACCGGCATATGAGCATGGAGTCCATCTATGAATATGGCTCCCGTGCCGGTGTCTGGCGCATCCTGAACGAATTTGAAAAGCGCGGCCTGCCGCTCACCGTATTTGGCGTTGCCATGGCTCTCGAGCGTCACCCCGAAGTGGCGCACGCCTTCAGCGAACTCGGTCATGAAATCGCTTGCCACGGTCTGCGCTGGATTCACTACCAGAATATTCCGGAGAACATCGAACGCGAGCACATGCGCCGCGCCATCGAAATTTTTAAAACGCTCTACGGACACAAACCACAGGGCTGGTACACCGGACGCGACAGTCCTCATACCCGCCGCCTGTTGCTGGATGAGGGAAGCTTTCTCTACGACAGCGACAACTATGGCGACGACCTGCCGTTCTGGACCGAACACCGGGACAGCAATGACGAGAGCCGCATCCATCTCGTAGTGCCCTACACCCTGGACACCAACGATATGCGATTCGCCACGCCGCAGGGATTTAACACGGGCGAACATTTTTTTGACTATCTGCGCGACGCCTTTGATGTGTTGTACGCAGAGGGCGAAGACACGCCGAAAATGATGAGCGTCGGTCTGCACTGCCGGTTGATCGGCCGCCCCGGCCGCTTTCGCGCCCTGCAAAAATTTCTCGATTATATCGAGCAGCACGACCGGGTCTGGGTAACCCGCCGTGTCGATATCGCCCGCCACTGGGCGACGTACCACCCAGCACAGAAACTCCCCGCCCAGAGCGGGAATGGAAAACTGGTTTGTAGCCGTTTGGACACAGTACTGGAACAGCAATGAGCAACTCGAACTATCCAATGCATACCTATTACGCTCCCAAAGGTGGTCATCCACCGCAGACACAGCTGCTGTCTGATCGCGCCGTGTTTACCGAAGCCTATGCGGTCATTCCCAAAGGCGTAATGCGGGATATTGTCACCAGCTACCTGCCATTCTGGGAAAAAACCCGTCTGTGGGTTCTGTCCCGCCCGCTGTCTGGTTTCGCCGAAACGTTCTCCCAATACATCATGGAAGTGCAGTCCGGCGGCGGCAGCGAGCGGCCGGAATCCGATCCCAATGCCGAAGGCGTGCTGTTTGTCGTGGAAGGGGAGCTGACACTCACCCTGAATGGCCAGCGCTATCGTATGGAAGAGGGCGGCTACGCATTTATTCCGCCGGGCAGCGACTGGCAG is a genomic window containing:
- a CDS encoding urate hydroxylase PuuD — its product is METFILEFANFMLRWLHVIAAIAWIGESIYFVMLDNGLKKPENEACRKKGVFGEMWAVHGGGFYHNQKYATSPEKLPDDLHWSFWKSYTTWLSGFALFILLYMTNPAFYLINTQSDWAWAAGLNGWQANAVAVGFLLSGWVIYNELCKRISPNMERDGILSIAVGILMIAVAYVSTQLFAGRAAFLMTGAVMATAMSANVFFWIIPGQRRMVNAMKEGKAPNPLDGKRGKQRSVHNTYFTLPVVLLMISNHYAFTYTHEHAWVIMTLFIFAGALIRQFFVLMHSGQIKPGYPATGAALILLAFWIVSPQAAPTPQAAPNPKVPVAQVEGTERAEEKAEVELETVNEARTAEVQGETADVKPAQAQAPEAAAADETAASRGGELYAVVERRCASCHSQSPSQPGFAAPPAGFAFDSRTQIEQTKAKIQAAVASGYMPLGNMTGMTDEERALIAAWSAE
- the puuE gene encoding allantoinase PuuE encodes the protein MSALDLDQYPRDLIGYGRDVPQANWPGKAKVALQFVLNYEEGGENCVLHGDSHSERFLSEIVGAEAYADRHMSMESIYEYGSRAGVWRILNEFEKRGLPLTVFGVAMALERHPEVAHAFSELGHEIACHGLRWIHYQNIPENIEREHMRRAIEIFKTLYGHKPQGWYTGRDSPHTRRLLLDEGSFLYDSDNYGDDLPFWTEHRDSNDESRIHLVVPYTLDTNDMRFATPQGFNTGEHFFDYLRDAFDVLYAEGEDTPKMMSVGLHCRLIGRPGRFRALQKFLDYIEQHDRVWVTRRVDIARHWATYHPAQKLPAQSGNGKLVCSRLDTVLEQQ
- the uraH gene encoding hydroxyisourate hydrolase; the protein is MGRLTTHVLDTARGLPGQGIRVEVYRLAGGNRTWLKEVVTNDDGRCDGPILEGEEFLVGEYELVFHAGEYLRRQGNRNGEPRFLDVIPLRFGVSDSSQHFHVPLLVSPYSYSTYRGS
- a CDS encoding GntR family transcriptional regulator; this encodes MAQTTADPAPTKRKRQEGTEREDAIYQSISDAIVEHRLKPGARLREDALSEVFGVSRTGIRKVLQRLAMEQLVTIAPRRGASVSRPSADEAREVFAARQMVECGLMPEVASRLSRSDAAELRELAQREVQALRDGNNSLAIRTSSEFHERLAHMSGNKTLAEFVGRLCSRSSLILAVYGNASSENVGCESHDHDELVRLLTAGDGEGASAFMLAHLKAVEGSLSIVEGAAEVPDLYSIFGS
- the uraD gene encoding 2-oxo-4-hydroxy-4-carboxy-5-ureidoimidazoline decarboxylase, with product MTETTATNRLAPAPATQSREDFVARFGDIYEHSPWIAQRAWDRGLSEDHSDPLVLAEAMAQELWGASEEEQMGVICAHPDLAGKAALAGELTDDSTKEQAGVGLDQCTPEELAKFETLNNAYKDRFQFPFIMAVKGSNRFLILDAFEVRLKNSIEEERRTAIEQINKIARLRLVDRAQ